The nucleotide sequence TTCCGGGCCGGTTTGAATCGTGACCAGCGATTTGCCCAGCAAATTGCCGGCTACCTTGGCGGCTTCGTCAGCCGATTTCACCAACTGCACGCCGCGCTGCTGTGGGTTGCCTTTCACGTTGCCTTTGCCTCGCCCGCCGGCGTGAATTTGGGCTTTCACCACGGCCAGCGGGCCGCCCAACTCGCGGAAAGCTTTGGCGGCCTCGTCCGCCGTGCGGGCGACCATGCCCCGCGGCACAGCGACGCCAGCATCGCGAAAAATTTGCTTGGCTTGAAATTCGTGAATTTTCATTTTTTTGGGCTGCTAGCGGCTAGCAACTAGCAATTAGCAATTGTCGATCGTAGCCGAATCGCGGATTATAGGACGTGCAGCGCTTTGCGGTCAATAAGCGTGCGTGCCATCTACCCAGACACCAGACTACCAGCCACCCCCGCCATGTCCTTCCAAGTCGAACTCACCGAATTTCGCGGGCCGCTCGATTTGCTGCTGTTTTTGGTGCGCAAACACGAGGTGGAAGTTACCGACATCCCGATCGCGCCCATCACCGAGCAGTTTTTGCAATACTTGGAAGTGCTGCAGCAGTTGAACGTCGACGACGTGGGAGAATTTGTCGAATTGGCCAGCACGTTGATCGAGCTGAAATCGCGCAGCGTGCTACCGCGCACGGAGCAGGAAGCGGAAGAACCGCTGGAAGACCCGCGGCAAGATTTGGTCCGCCGGCTGTTGGAATACAAACGTTTCAAAGATGCCGCCAGCATGCTCGACGAGCGCGGCCGGCAATGGCAGCAGCATTATCCGCGGCTGTCCAGCGAACTGCAGCAGCGGGAGCGCAACCCAGCCGAGGAGCCCATTCACGAAGTCGAGCTGTGGGATTTGGTCAGCGCCTTTGGCCGGATTTTGCGCGAACAAGCGGCGGCGGGTCCCTCCAGCATTGTCTACGACGACACGCCCATTCACGTGTACATGGAGCGCATTCACGCGCAATTGCGCGAACAAGGCAAACTTGCCATGACAGAATTATTTCGTCCGCACACCAACCGATCCACGCTGGTCGGCCTGTTTCTGGCCACGTTGGAATTGGTGCGCTACCACGGGGTGTTGTTGGAGCAAAGCGATTTATTCGACGAAATTTGGATCCTGCCGGGCAACATGCCGAGCCATTCATTGGACCTGTCGGCCGCAGATTCTACCGCCGAATCGCCGCCCACGGTTAACGACAGTGCGGCCGAGAAGAAACCGACCAAACCCCGACGAAAAAGCAGCAAGCGCAAAGAAGGTGATCATCCCAAAGATTAAAACTCACTCTTCATCATTTCTGCGGCTCCGCGTCTGTGCGCGAGAATTTCTTTCCTCCCGACTTTTTGCCGCCGCCTCACGCTTCAAACGCTTTGCCAGGCGCCATGAAAGATCGACGATCGACTTGGCAAGCGCGTTCAATTTTGGTGGGTCGGTAGCGCGGGGCACGACGATAAAATCCACTCCTGTCGGCAATTTTGGCCGCGACAACCGAAACGCTTCTCGCAGCAATCGTTTCCAGCGGTTTCGCTGCACGGCGTTGCCGCAATCGCGCGAAACGGACAAACCCAGGCGAGGATGAGGCAGCTCGTTCAGCCGCCCCAGGAGCCGCACGAATCCGTCCCCCAATGAGCAGCGCCGCTCATACACCCGCCGGAAATCAACTCGCGAGCGTAACCGCAACTGTTTGGGGAAAGATTGGTCGGGCATGGGAGGTAGGAAAAGATAATGACCAATGACCAAGCACGAATGACCAACAAAGACAGTTAGCAATGAGCCACATCATTGGTCATTGGGATTTGGTCATTGGTCATTTACGATTAGTGATTCTTGGTCATTAACCACATCTACCAGCGTAAATCATGGCGCGGATTACTCGGATGCTCCTCGTCGAGCTTACGGATGACTTCGGCCGCGGCGTCGTCGATGAGCGGCGGCAACACGATTTGCACTTCGGCGTACAAATCGCCCGTGGCGCCGTTTTTCAGTTTTACGCCGTGGCCGCGAATTCGCAGCCGCGCGCCGCTGCTGGTGCGAGGCGGAATTCGCAGCGAAATAGTCCCGTGGGGCGACGGCACATCGACTTTGGCTCCAGCCACGGCCTCGGCCAGCGTCACTGGTACGCGGACGATCAAATCGTTCCCGCGGCGCTGAAAATGCGGATGCGCGGCCACGTGGACGGTCAGCAGCAAATCACCGGCTGCGGCATTTCCTTGGCCCGGTCCTCCTTGGCCACGGAGCCGAATTTTTGCGCCACCGTGAATGCCGGCGGGAATTTTGACTTCGATGTGGTCGATTTTTCCCCCGGCCCGCTGCACGCCAACTTCCACTTTTCCGCCTTGAATGGCCGTTTGGAACGGAATTTCGATTTCGCTGGCGACGTCAGATCCTGGTTGTTCCGGCGCTTTGCCCCGTCGGCCTTTTCCGCCAGCGTGCTTCCGACCAAAACCGCCCAGCAAATCGGCAAACGGATTGCCGCCCCCACCCTCGCCGCCGAAGCGCTGGCCAAAAATGTCGCCTAAATCGCCCAGGTCAATTTGCTCATACCCACCGGGCATTTCCTGCGCGTGCCAGGATTGCTGGCCACGTGGCCTGGCGCCTGGACCGGCGGCACCCGCCTGCTCAAAGGCACTGCCATAACGATCGTACAATTCCCGTTTGTTGGTGTCGTTGAGCACGTCGAAGGCGGCCTGCACCTTTTGAAATTTTTCCTTGGCGGTTTTGTCGTCGGGATTTAAATCGGGGTGGTGTTTGCGCGCCAAGGCTCGGTAGGCCTTTTGGATAT is from Pirellulales bacterium and encodes:
- a CDS encoding segregation/condensation protein A, which translates into the protein MSFQVELTEFRGPLDLLLFLVRKHEVEVTDIPIAPITEQFLQYLEVLQQLNVDDVGEFVELASTLIELKSRSVLPRTEQEAEEPLEDPRQDLVRRLLEYKRFKDAASMLDERGRQWQQHYPRLSSELQQRERNPAEEPIHEVELWDLVSAFGRILREQAAAGPSSIVYDDTPIHVYMERIHAQLREQGKLAMTELFRPHTNRSTLVGLFLATLELVRYHGVLLEQSDLFDEIWILPGNMPSHSLDLSAADSTAESPPTVNDSAAEKKPTKPRRKSSKRKEGDHPKD
- the rnpA gene encoding ribonuclease P protein component — encoded protein: MPDQSFPKQLRLRSRVDFRRVYERRCSLGDGFVRLLGRLNELPHPRLGLSVSRDCGNAVQRNRWKRLLREAFRLSRPKLPTGVDFIVVPRATDPPKLNALAKSIVDLSWRLAKRLKREAAAKSREERNSRAQTRSRRNDEE
- a CDS encoding J domain-containing protein; amino-acid sequence: MADDYYQTLGVAKNASQADIQKAYRALARKHHPDLNPDDKTAKEKFQKVQAAFDVLNDTNKRELYDRYGSAFEQAGAAGPGARPRGQQSWHAQEMPGGYEQIDLGDLGDIFGQRFGGEGGGGNPFADLLGGFGRKHAGGKGRRGKAPEQPGSDVASEIEIPFQTAIQGGKVEVGVQRAGGKIDHIEVKIPAGIHGGAKIRLRGQGGPGQGNAAAGDLLLTVHVAAHPHFQRRGNDLIVRVPVTLAEAVAGAKVDVPSPHGTISLRIPPRTSSGARLRIRGHGVKLKNGATGDLYAEVQIVLPPLIDDAAAEVIRKLDEEHPSNPRHDLRW